A single genomic interval of Roseomonas aeriglobus harbors:
- the hpaI gene encoding 4-hydroxy-2-oxoheptanedioate aldolase, which yields MHNSFKQAIGEGRAQIGLWQALASSYCCEICAGAGFDWLLIDGEHAPNDLRSVLAQLQAAAAYPVEPVVRLPAGDAVLVKQYLDLGARTLLVPMIENAGAAAAMVRATRYPPNGIRGVGSAIGRASRWNRHDNYLQVAAAEICLLVQVESRAALADIDAIARVEGVDGVFIGPSDLAADLGHLGDPMHPEVQAMIEAGIAAVRTVGKPVGMLIANEQAARRYFALGASFVAVGTDVTLLARGAEALAARFRETPAQAASTCPPSVY from the coding sequence ATGCACAATTCCTTCAAGCAGGCGATCGGCGAAGGTCGCGCGCAGATCGGCCTCTGGCAGGCTCTGGCTTCCTCATATTGCTGTGAGATCTGTGCCGGTGCCGGCTTCGACTGGTTGCTGATCGACGGCGAACACGCACCGAACGACCTGCGATCGGTGCTGGCGCAGTTGCAGGCGGCGGCCGCCTATCCGGTCGAGCCGGTAGTACGCCTGCCAGCCGGCGACGCCGTCTTGGTCAAGCAATATCTCGATCTCGGTGCGCGGACGCTGCTGGTGCCGATGATCGAGAACGCTGGTGCCGCGGCGGCGATGGTTCGTGCCACCCGTTATCCTCCCAACGGCATTCGCGGCGTGGGCTCCGCGATCGGGCGCGCTAGCCGCTGGAACCGACATGACAATTATCTGCAGGTGGCCGCGGCCGAAATCTGCCTGCTCGTCCAGGTTGAGAGCCGCGCGGCGCTCGCCGATATCGACGCGATCGCGCGTGTCGAGGGCGTCGACGGCGTCTTCATCGGTCCGTCGGATCTCGCCGCCGATCTCGGCCATCTCGGGGATCCGATGCATCCCGAGGTGCAGGCGATGATCGAAGCAGGCATCGCCGCCGTGCGCACTGTCGGCAAGCCGGTGGGCATGCTGATCGCCAACGAACAGGCGGCGCGTCGCTATTTCGCGCTCGGCGCCAGCTTCGTCGCGGTCGGCACCGATGTCACGTTGCTCGCGCGGGGGGCGGAGGCGCTGGCCGCACGCTTCCGCGAGACGCCCGCGCAGGCCGCGAGCACGTGCCCTCCCAGCGTCTATTGA
- a CDS encoding 2-oxo-hepta-3-ene-1,7-dioic acid hydratase, translating to MADAANALAAAERDRSQIRLLSETYPGMTMDDAYAVQAAWVRMKRAAGDPAIGWKIGLTSKAMQAALSIDIPDSGVLLRSMAFANGADIPAGRFIQPRVEAEIAFVMKETIDPARASPEAILAATDYIAPALEILDTRITRLDPHNGRPRTICDTIADNAANGGIVMGEPVRDLTGIDLRFVGAVVSRNGEVEETGLGAGVLGDPLTSLTWLVERLATRGDCIEAGQIVLSGSFIRPVEAPPGSRFLGDFGGFGSVSCRFL from the coding sequence ATCGCCGATGCGGCCAACGCTCTGGCGGCGGCCGAGCGCGACCGAAGCCAGATCCGCCTGCTCAGCGAGACCTATCCGGGGATGACGATGGACGACGCCTATGCCGTTCAGGCGGCGTGGGTGCGGATGAAGCGTGCGGCGGGTGATCCGGCGATCGGCTGGAAGATCGGGCTTACCTCAAAGGCAATGCAGGCCGCGCTGTCGATCGACATACCCGATTCGGGCGTGCTGCTGCGCAGCATGGCTTTTGCCAACGGTGCCGATATTCCGGCCGGGCGCTTCATCCAACCGCGGGTCGAGGCCGAGATCGCCTTTGTGATGAAGGAGACGATCGACCCAGCCCGCGCGTCGCCCGAAGCCATCCTCGCCGCGACCGATTATATCGCACCCGCGCTGGAGATTCTGGATACGCGCATTACCCGGCTAGATCCGCACAACGGTCGGCCGCGCACCATATGCGACACGATCGCGGACAACGCAGCCAACGGCGGCATCGTAATGGGAGAGCCGGTCCGCGATCTCACCGGCATCGATCTGCGTTTCGTTGGCGCCGTGGTGTCGCGCAATGGCGAGGTCGAAGAGACCGGCCTTGGCGCCGGCGTGCTCGGCGATCCCCTGACTTCGCTCACCTGGCTGGTGGAGCGGTTGGCGACCCGTGGCGATTGCATCGAGGCGGGCCAGATCGTGCTGTCGGGGTCGTTCATCCGTCCCGTTGAGGCTCCGCCGGGTAGCCGCTTCCTGGGGGATTTCGGCGGCTTCGGCAGCGTTTCCTGCCGATTCCTATGA